DNA sequence from the Corynebacterium yudongzhengii genome:
TGCACCGCCCCCGCGGTGGGGGCGGTTTTTCCTTGTCAGGGCCACGCACGTAGCCCCCTGGGGACTCTTTCGGGCTTTCCCTAGTGTCTGTGATGAAACTCATCTATTTACTGATTGTCATACCCGAATCACATTTGACAGTCAGGAGCTTTTCAGCATGAGCACCAGCACCCAGGCCCCGGCGGGTGGGTCTCTCCCCATCACCGCGCGACGGTCTACCTGATCCTCGCCGTCGTGGGCATCTCCATCCTTTTCGACGGCTATGACCTCGTCATCTACGGTGCCGTGTTGACCACGCTCATGGAGGGAGGCGAGATCGGCGAGCTCTCCCCCGCAGTGGCCGGCACCCTGGGCTCCTATGCCCTGATCGGCGTGCTCGTCGGCGCGCTCTCCGCCGGGGCGGTCGGCGACCGGCTCGGCCGCCGCAAGGTGATGATCACCGCCATCGTCTGGTTCTCACTCGGCATGGCGCTGACCGCGTCGACCACCTCGGTGTTCATGTTCGGCCTGTTCCGCTTCCTCACGGGTATCGGCGTGGGCATCATCGTCGCCACCGGCGGCGCCATCATCGCCGAGTTCGCGCCCGCGAACCGCCGCAACTTGTTCAACGCCATCGTCTACTCCGGTGTCCCCGCCGGCGGCGTCATGGCCTCCCTGCTGGCCATCTGGCTCGAGGACGCCATCGGTTGGCGCGGGCTCTTTTTCATCGGCGCCAGCCCGCTTGTCTTCCTGCTGCCGATGGCCATCTTCTTCCTGCCGGAGTCGCCGCGGTGGCTCGTCTCCCGCGGGCGCATCGCCGACGCCGAAAAACTCTGCGCATCCCGCGGCCTGCCGAAGGGGCAGTTCCTCGCCATCGACACCGTCAAGCCCGCCCACGAGCCCCGCGTTAAGGTCGCCGAGAAGACCGGCTTCGCCGCGATCTTTTCCGGCTCCTATTTGATCGGCACCATTCTCATCGGCGTGATGTCCTTCATCGGCCTGCTGTCCACCTACGGGCTGAACACCTGGCTGCCGAAGATTATGGAGTCCAACGGCGCCACCGCGGAGGACTCGCTCTACTCCCTGCTCTTCCTCAACGGCGGCGCGGTATTCGGCGGGCTCATCGCCTCCTGGATCGCCGACCGCATCGGAGCCAAGGCCGTGATCACCTCCACCTTCGCCCTGGCTGCGCTGTCGCTGGCCATCCTGCCGCAGTTCGGCTCGGTGGCCCCGATGTACCCGCTCATCGCGCTGGCCGGCATCGGCGTTTTGGGTACCCAGGTGCTCACCTATGGCCTCACCGCGAACTACTTCGGCACCTCCGCCCGCGCCGCCGGTGTCGCCTGGTGCGCCGGCTTCGGCCGCCTGGGTGGCATCTTCGGCCCGGCCATCGGTGGTCTCATCATCGGCGCCGGCCTGGGCCCGACGATGGCCTTCTACCTCTTCGCCGGCGCCGCGTTGATCGGTGGCGTGGCGACGGCACTCATCCCCCCCGCTCCCCGGCCGACGAAAAGATCGTCGAAAAGGCGCAGACCCGCGCCGAGCGTGAGGCCGCCGAGAACGAAGCCTCCGCCCTGGTCCCCTCCGAGAGCTAAGCTCGCGCGCGCAACTGCTGCACCACCTGAGAGCGCGTTTAAGCCTACACTGGCTTAAACGCGCTCTTATTCATTGAAAGTACAAGCTACAAGGAGTTGAGCCCTACATGGCTAAGCAGAAGACGGCCAAGAAACGCTGGAAGAACATCGGTCTCGCCGCGGGGCTGACCACCGTGACGGCCGTGGTCGGCTCGCTGGCCACGGACCCGAACTCCAAGTGGTACAAGGAACTGGACACCCCGCCGTGGCAGCCGCCGACCTGGGCGTTCCCGGTGGCCTGGACCGGTCTCTATGCGGCAATCGCCGCCAGCTCGGCGCACGTGCTCAACAAACTCGACCGCGCCGGTGGGAAGAAGGCCGCGGACAAGCGACGCAGCTTCATCAACGAGCTCACCGCTAACCTCGTTCTCAACGCTGGGTGGTCCATCCTCTTCTTCCAGGGCAAGAAGAACGTGGTCTCCGCCGTCGAGGCAGCCCTTTTAGCGCTGTCCTCGGCCCGCCTGGCCCGCAAGGCCGGCACGATCACCCCGGCCGCCGGCTGGGCGCTGACCCCTTATGTCGCCTGGACGAGCTTCGCTACCGCGCTGACCGTCGAGATCGCACGCCGCAACCAATAGCAACCAGTAGCTAGAGCGAGAACGACAATTCTTCCCCGTCGCTGGCAATGGCCTTAAACTCGCCCGGCAGGCTGACAGTGACATCGAGCCAATCGTCATCGCGCGCGACGCGGTAGGACAGCCGGGCGTTATCTACCTCGCGTATCTCGACGCCGGCGGTGGTTAGGAAGCCGTGGCGGCGTCGAAAACCGATGAAACGCTGGTAGTACTCGTATACCCGAGCCCCGAGCGGGGAAAGCTCCGCGGGGGTGTCGGGAAGCGGCGGGCGCACAGGGTCGTCGGCCGCGAAGCCCTCACCGCGCAGGCCCTCAAAGCCCTGCTCGTCGCCGTAGTAGATGCTCGGCACCCCGGGCAGCGTGAACAGGATCGCCGCGGCGAGAATGGCTTGGTCTTGGCCCACCACGCTGGCGATGCGGTCGGTGTCGTGGTTGCCCACGAACGTGTTCAGATACCCCGCCTCCAAGAACTCGTTGTGCCGGCCTAAGGCGTGCGCCAGCTCGTGCATGTTGGTGTCTTTCAACGAGCTCCAGAGCGCTTTCCACAGCTCGTACTGGGTGACCACATCGACGTGGCCGTCCCGCAGCAGGGCGGCGTAGTCGCCGTGGATGATCTCGCCTAAAAACACCGCGTCCGGATGCGTCTGGCGCACCCTATCTGTGACCTTCGCCCAGAACGCGGTGGGCACGGCATAGGCGACGTCGAGACGCCAGCCCGCGATGCCGCGATCCAACCAGTAGTTCATGATGGCGACGACCGCCTCGGCCACCCGCTCGTCGGCGTGGTTGAGCTCGGCGAGCTCTTCGTGGCCCTCCCAGCTGCGTCCTGTGGTCAAACCCTGATCGACCCAGGGGTGATCGGCGGCGACGTGGTTGAACACGCCGTCGAGAAGCACGTTGATCCCGCGCCGGCGGCACTCGCCGACCAGCTTTCCGAAGTCCTCCTCGTCGCCGAGGCGATCGTCGATGCGATAGTGGTCGATGGTGTCGTAGCCGTGGGTGTGCGACTGGAAGATCGGGGCTAGAAGCAGGGTGTCGCAGCCCAGCTCGACGAGGTAGTCGAGCCAGGCGCTTAGCGACGCCACACCGCGCCCGGGCTTACGGCCCCCTCGGATCTGCGCCCCGGTGGCGGTCAGCGGGTAGAGATGCCACAGGATGGCGTGATCGAGCGCGGTCATCGCAAGGGACTTTCTAGTTGATGGTCCAGTTCTCGTAGCCCTCGTAGAGCGGGTACTGCTCGGTCAGCTTAGTCACGCGCTCGCGCAAGGCAGCCACGTCCGCCGACTGGCCGGCGGCCAGGGCGGTGCCGATGATGTCGGCGACCTCGGTGAAGGCCTCGGCGTCAAAGCCACGGGAGGCCAGCGCCGGGGTGCCGATGCGCAGGCCGGAGGTGACCATCGGCGGGCGCGGGTCGAAAGGCACGGCGTTGCGGTTGACGGTGATGCCGACCTCGTGGAG
Encoded proteins:
- a CDS encoding MFS transporter is translated as MGISILFDGYDLVIYGAVLTTLMEGGEIGELSPAVAGTLGSYALIGVLVGALSAGAVGDRLGRRKVMITAIVWFSLGMALTASTTSVFMFGLFRFLTGIGVGIIVATGGAIIAEFAPANRRNLFNAIVYSGVPAGGVMASLLAIWLEDAIGWRGLFFIGASPLVFLLPMAIFFLPESPRWLVSRGRIADAEKLCASRGLPKGQFLAIDTVKPAHEPRVKVAEKTGFAAIFSGSYLIGTILIGVMSFIGLLSTYGLNTWLPKIMESNGATAEDSLYSLLFLNGGAVFGGLIASWIADRIGAKAVITSTFALAALSLAILPQFGSVAPMYPLIALAGIGVLGTQVLTYGLTANYFGTSARAAGVAWCAGFGRLGGIFGPAIGGLIIGAGLGPTMAFYLFAGAALIGGVATALIPPAPRPTKRSSKRRRPAPSVRPPRTKPPPWSPPRAKLARATAAPPESAFKPTLA
- a CDS encoding TspO/MBR family protein — protein: MAKQKTAKKRWKNIGLAAGLTTVTAVVGSLATDPNSKWYKELDTPPWQPPTWAFPVAWTGLYAAIAASSAHVLNKLDRAGGKKAADKRRSFINELTANLVLNAGWSILFFQGKKNVVSAVEAALLALSSARLARKAGTITPAAGWALTPYVAWTSFATALTVEIARRNQ
- a CDS encoding alpha-amylase family glycosyl hydrolase, yielding MTALDHAILWHLYPLTATGAQIRGGRKPGRGVASLSAWLDYLVELGCDTLLLAPIFQSHTHGYDTIDHYRIDDRLGDEEDFGKLVGECRRRGINVLLDGVFNHVAADHPWVDQGLTTGRSWEGHEELAELNHADERVAEAVVAIMNYWLDRGIAGWRLDVAYAVPTAFWAKVTDRVRQTHPDAVFLGEIIHGDYAALLRDGHVDVVTQYELWKALWSSLKDTNMHELAHALGRHNEFLEAGYLNTFVGNHDTDRIASVVGQDQAILAAAILFTLPGVPSIYYGDEQGFEGLRGEGFAADDPVRPPLPDTPAELSPLGARVYEYYQRFIGFRRRHGFLTTAGVEIREVDNARLSYRVARDDDWLDVTVSLPGEFKAIASDGEELSFSL